The following are encoded together in the Triticum dicoccoides isolate Atlit2015 ecotype Zavitan chromosome 6B, WEW_v2.0, whole genome shotgun sequence genome:
- the LOC119320011 gene encoding NAC transcription factor NAM-B1, translating to MRSMGSSDSSSGSAQKATRYHHQHQPPPPQRGSAPELPPGFRFHPTDEELVVHYLKKKADKAPLPVNIIAEVDLYKFDPWELPEKATIGEQEWYFFSPRDRKYPNGARPNRAATSGYWKATGTDKPILASGTGCGLVREKLGVKKALVFYRGKPPKGLKTNWIMHEYRLTDASGSTTATNRPPPVTGGSRAAASLRLDDWVLCRIYKKINKAAAGDQQRNTECEDSVEDAVTAYPLYATAGMTGAGAHGSNYASPSLLHHQDSHFLDGLFTADDAGLSAGATSLSHLAAAARASPAPTKQFLAPSSSTPFNWLDASPVGILPQARNFPGFNRSRNVGNMSLSSTADMAGAVDNGGGNAVNAMSTYLPVQDGTYHQQHVILGAPLVPEAAAATSGFQHPVQISGVNWNP from the exons ATGAGGTCCATGGGCAGCTCCGACTCATCTTCCGGCTCGGCGCAAAAAGCAACGCGGTATCACCATCAGCATCAGCCGCCGCCTCCGCAGCGGGGCTCGGCGCCGGAGCTCCCGCCGGGCTTCCGGTTCCACCCGACGGACGAGGAGCTGGTGGTGCACTACCTCAAGAAGAAGGCCGACAAGGCGCCGCTCCCCGTCAACATCATCGCCGAGGTGGATCTCTACAAATTCGACCCATGGGAGCTCCCCG AGAAGGCGACCATCGGGGAGCAGGAGTGGTACTTCTTCAGCCCGCGCGACCGCAAGTACCCCAACGGCGCGCGGCCGAACCGGGCGGCGACGTCGGGGTACTGGAAGGCCACCGGCACGGACAAGCCTATCCTGGCCTCGGGGACGGGGTGCGGCCTGGTCCGGGAGAAGCTCGGCGTCAAGAAGGCGCTCGTGTTCTACCGCGGGAAGCCGCCCAAGGGCCTCAaaaccaactggatcatgcacgagTACCGCCTCACCGACGCATCtggctccaccaccgccaccaaccGACCGCCGCCGGTGACCGGCGGGAGCAGGGCTGCTGCCTCTCTCAGG TTGGACGACTGGGTGCTGTGCCGCATCTACAAGAAGATCAACAAGGCCGCGGCCGGCGATCAGCAGAGGAACACGGAGTGCGAGGACTCCGTGGAGGACGCGGTCACCGCGTACCCGCTCTATGCCACGGCGGGCATGACCGGTGCAGGTGCGCATGGCAGCAACTACGCTTCACCTTCACTGCTCCATCATCAGGACAGCCATTTCCTGGACGGCCTGTTCACAGCAGACGACGCCGGCCTCTCGGCGGGCGCCACCTCGCTGAGCCACCTAGCAGCGGCGGCGAGGGCAAGCCCGGCTCCGACCAAACAGTTTCTCGCCCCGTCGTCTTCGACCCCGTTCAACTGGCTCGATGCGTCACCAGTCGGCATCCTCCCACAGGCAAGGAATTTTCCTGGGTTTAACAGGAGCAGAAACGTCGGCAATATGTCGCTGTCATCGACGGCCGACATGGCTGGCGCAGTGGACAACGGTGGAGGCAATGCGGTGAACGCCATGTCTACCTATCTTCCCGTGCAAGACGGGACGTACCATCAGCAGCATGTCATCCTCGGCGCTCCGCTGGTGCcagaagccgccgccgccacctctggATTCCAGCATCCCGTTCAAATATCCGGCGTGAACTGGAATCCCTGA